TGAGCTACATGCTGTGAtcttgtttaattatttttatagatcATTCATGTTAATCTCACACAAGACAACCCAACGCCACTGGAAGCAGGGAGGACAGTGGATCTGACGTATTCTGTGCAATGGATTCCAACAGATGTCACATTTGCCCGACGTTTTGATGTATATCTGGATTATCCGTTCTTTGAGCACCAGGTAACTTTTAGCTTGTTATACACACCCTTTTGCTTTGTCTTTGATTATGATTGGTTCACAGTTTCAAATGATATGTCATATTAAATGTTTGCTTTCCTGCTTGTCTAACAGTTTATATCTACAATTCATCTCTTCAAGATATTTGTTCAAGCTTTATAAGCCTTATAAGAATTTATTTCGTTCTCAGATCCATTGGTTCTCCATCTTTAACTCGTTCATGATGGTTATTTTTCTCACCGGTTTGGTCTCAATGATATTGATGAGGACCCTCAGAAATGATTATGCGAAGTATGCTCGTGAAGATGATGATCTCGAGAGCTTGGTGAgcttggtgatgtttcctcaAACTTTTATGTGTCATAACTGCACAATTGTTTTCGCTATTACTACTCTCTTCTCTTGGTTATTTCTTTACTGTTGAGGCTGTAAAACCATTCGTGACATTAATTGATGCGCACAGGAACGGGATGTAAATGAAGAATCTGGTTGGAAACTTGTGCATGGAGATGTATTCAGACCACCATGGAGTCTAGTTCTTCTCTCAGCTGTTGTTGGCACAGGTGCACAGTTGGCGCTGCTTGTTCTTCTTGTCATATTAATGGCCATCGTTGGGACTCTATATGTTGGGTATGTGTTACACTCTTCTTCTCACTTGCCACCAACTTTTCGTCTTGTTGTTTCCCCTCTATTCTTTGTAGTACTTTTGGTATGCTTGTATATTTGGCAGTAGACCTCACCTTGTTTGTTGGATTTTGCTAACATCGTATTCTGATTATTTCAGGAGAGGAGCCATCGTCACAACTTTCATTGTTTGCTATGCTCTGACTTCCTTTGTGTCTGGTTATGTGAGTGGTGGAATGTACTCAAGAAGCGGGGGTATGACTTACTCTTGGCGGATCTCTCCAGTTTTATTCGcctttgatttttaaatttaatgtgcATTTTGTTCAGGTAAACATTGGATCAAGTGCATGGTTCTCACGGCTTCTCTCTTCCCCTTTTTGTGCTTTGGAATCGGCTTTCTCCTAAACACAATTGCCATATTCTATGGATCCCTTGCGGCCATTCCTTTCGGAACAATGGTGGTTATGTTCGTAATTTGGGGCTTCATTTCCTTCCCCTTAGCCCTCCTCGGGACAGTTGTTGGAAGAAACTGGAGTGGTGCTCCAAACAACCCATGCCGTGTAAAGACCATTCCGCGCCCAATCCCTGAGAAAAAATGGTACTTAACTCCATCGGTTGTCTCTCTGATGGGAGGTTTGCTACCATTTGGAAGCATCTTCATCGAGATGTACTTTGTCTTCACATCCTTCTGGAATTACAAGGTAAAAAATAGTTGCATTGATAAGAACAGAGCTATGAGACTGCTAATTTTATTGCAGATTGAACAAACCAAAGAGACTTTATTAGTGAGATATCTAGGCTAGTTATATTAGACCTATATCTGAAGTTTGAGCAACTGAATTTCTTCAAGTAGACTCAATGTGTCTTGGCTTATCATAAGTATGTTGTATATTTGAGTGACTATTCCTGAtattttgttttgggtttgacagGTGTACTATGTGTATGGATTCATGCTACTGGTTTTCGTGATTCTGGTGATAGTGACGGTTTGTGTGACAATTGTGGGAACTTATTTCCTGCTGAACGCAGAGAATTATCACTGGCAATGGACTTCGTTTTTCTCAGCTGCTTCAACGGCTGTCTATGTCTACTTATACTCCATCTATTACTACTACGTAAAGACCAAGATGTCTGGATTCTTCCAGACAAGCTTCTACTTTGGATACACAATGATGTTCTGTCTTGGCCTTGGAATCCTTTGCGGTAAACTCGTTCCCTCCACTCTCTTTCAAAACCAGGGATTGGTGTTTACCAGTTTGACTAAAAAAATATCTTCCTCTGAATATTTTGGCAGGAGCTGTTGGATTCTTGGGATCAAATCTGTTTGTAAGGAGAATCTACAGAAACATCAAGTGCGACTAGACGAATGATCGAAAAGGAGAAAAACCCATCCAGTTCAGAAGGAACCTTCTTATGGgggattatatattatataaacacaGTAGAGGGACGAAGGTGAAGCATATATGTTCTCCAATGAGGGCTTCTGTCCCTTTTGTTGGTATTGTCTCGTCTCCCTTTTTGGTAAGTGCCCTGTTCTCTTTAGATTAGAACTTAGTGGATGTAATATACTATTACTACTTGTGTTTAGTTCACGTCAATTAGATCACATTGAATGTCATTTAGGAGCAATTGGATATAACCAAGTTTTTTGTA
The window above is part of the Brassica napus cultivar Da-Ae chromosome C8, Da-Ae, whole genome shotgun sequence genome. Proteins encoded here:
- the LOC106451715 gene encoding transmembrane 9 superfamily member 1 isoform X2, whose protein sequence is MPSSSAVFVLLVCLLATALASDSDHKYQADEKVTLWVNKVGPYNNPQETYNYYSLPFCRPSQNDVHKWGGLGEVLGGNELIDSEIPIKFLKNVDRNVICHLELDEAKVNHFKDAIESSYWFEFFMDDLPLWGFVGELHPDKNSEDGKQVLYTHKNIIVKYNKDQIIHVNLTQDNPTPLEAGRTVDLTYSVQWIPTDVTFARRFDVYLDYPFFEHQIHWFSIFNSFMMVIFLTGLVSMILMRTLRNDYAKYAREDDDLESLERDVNEESGWKLVHGDVFRPPWSLVLLSAVVGTGAQLALLVLLVILMAIVGTLYVGRGAIVTTFIVCYALTSFVSGYVSGGMYSRSGGKHWIKCMVLTASLFPFLCFGIGFLLNTIAIFYGSLAAIPFGTMVVMFVIWGFISFPLALLGTVVGRNWSGAPNNPCRVKTIPRPIPEKKWYLTPSVVSLMGGLLPFGSIFIEMYFVFTSFWNYKVYYVYGFMLLVFVILVIVTVCVTIVGTYFLLNAENYHWQWTSFFSAASTAVYVYLYSIYYYYVKTKMSGFFQTSFYFGYTMMFCLGLGILCGAVGFLGSNLFVRRIYRNIKCD
- the LOC106451715 gene encoding transmembrane 9 superfamily member 1 isoform X1, translating into MPSSSAVFVLLVCLLATALASDSDHKYQADEKVTLWVNKVGPYNNPQETYNYYSLPFCRPSQNDVHKWGGLGEVLGGNELIDSEIPIKFLKNVDRNVICHLELDEAKVNHFKDAIESSYWFEFFMDDLPLWGFVGELHPDKNSEDGKQVLYTHKNIIVKYNKDQIIHVNLTQDNPTPLEAGRTVDLTYSVQWIPTDVTFARRFDVYLDYPFFEHQIHWFSIFNSFMMVIFLTGLVSMILMRTLRNDYAKYAREDDDLESLVSLERDVNEESGWKLVHGDVFRPPWSLVLLSAVVGTGAQLALLVLLVILMAIVGTLYVGRGAIVTTFIVCYALTSFVSGYVSGGMYSRSGGKHWIKCMVLTASLFPFLCFGIGFLLNTIAIFYGSLAAIPFGTMVVMFVIWGFISFPLALLGTVVGRNWSGAPNNPCRVKTIPRPIPEKKWYLTPSVVSLMGGLLPFGSIFIEMYFVFTSFWNYKVYYVYGFMLLVFVILVIVTVCVTIVGTYFLLNAENYHWQWTSFFSAASTAVYVYLYSIYYYYVKTKMSGFFQTSFYFGYTMMFCLGLGILCGAVGFLGSNLFVRRIYRNIKCD